From Malaya genurostris strain Urasoe2022 chromosome 2, Malgen_1.1, whole genome shotgun sequence:
AATATAGTAACCCGAGTAACAGTCGTAAATCAGCATGGGTTTTGTGAAAAGTAGGCGAGTTATTTCCAAAACAACTgtcatctcatcaagatggcgtcgtgatagGAGGCCGGCCAAACCTTATCCAGTGTCCATAAAAAGAGctgtcaaaccatttgtttgaagccagtatcGAATCTAATTTCAGcgtaattgaattgaaattcgagTTCTTATATCGGTATTGCTCACACCCCCTTTACTgagtgcgaacccaacacagtaCGGCGAAAAGAGTTTGTTTGATGGAACTACACCCTTAAAACAGATTCTCGAGCTTGGCAAAATGAAATGCCGAACTACATCGGCAACAcgaaattttactgatttttcagTAGCccacatgctcttttccgaaattcgtcaaagtaatattctgatatctcggtaaagcgctTTATTACCGTAGTTTGAcataacaacaaatataccgagatcagcaaattCGTTTGCCGAGAATCCGAACAGtgtgttagcttttactgaaactcggcaagacacttgtcatctaatgtctcTAATGTTCGAGGAAAACATATAAATTAAATGAAGGAAAAAGATGTTTATATTTCTCGAAAAGGTATTGAAATTTCTTGAAACTATCTCTCATTCATATATATGTTACTCACAAATATCTGCTTATTTCCAGATATAGGCATTCAGAAGTACTAGAAATAATGGTCCTTAGCCGTCATATTTTTTTTAGTCTGCTGAATTAAGATACTGGAGCCCCGGCCACTGCACgatgtttttattatttgctCTAAAAACCAAGCTAATTTAATGAACATCAAATGACTTTTTGATTTCGACATTAGGCCGTAAACCATCTGGCGAactattttaacttttagttaaaatttgatatttcctatctagtagttaaatttaactaaaactgcggcccatttcaaagcttGATGGCTGGAAAGttgtttgggtttattttgaacagaaaaaaaattatatcaagTGGTTTATCAATTGCAATAGAGCGAGCGcaataagggcatattcaggagtgttctagttctagatgcataatttatatcagttttaaaatttaaatctagaaattataaaaaaataaactggcagccccagcagcgttttttctgtgtttcaaatatagaaacaatagaacggcaatgtataccagttttaaatttgacagtagaactggtcgaataaataaaactaaaacggattgctggtgatacgtttgtttcagtttcatttacattaagaccacccatatgaatcttgcagctgctgaatttgctctaagaacTTCGAGACTAACTTACTTCGTTTGAAAAAGTATTGGAACTTTTCATAGGGGTGTATTTTTTGacagaatgatttttttcagtgtcggaaaataaccatcgatctgtcaaaaatagccatgctttcgagcaaggttatttttgacaacatccaaataaccgctcgagtgtcaaattttaactaaaagttaaacTAATTCGCGGAATGGTCCACAACCTTAAAAACTTGAATTCGTGTCAGTATTCGGTTTGATTTTctacactctcattgaacataactcaaaattgagtgacacatcactcaaattcataaaaagtgcacgtactctaaacttgagctaccaactatctactcatttttgcgttaagggacgaaattttcaaaacttgagtaattttcactcaaaataagaaaaaaatattttgttcaaaatttgagtaagttcaactcaaaatttgagttccttgctctcaaaatgaagaaatttttcttcgttaattttcatatacTAAGTTGTTCTTCttgcttttgaatgcgcaaagtaGTGATTCAAacccgtttccttttgaacggtttggagtacaaattgaattgttttgatatctttatgttgcgcttttcactaagcataattgaatccacaaatcatctatgattgacgttgattcatgtttttaaaccggatctagaaacggcaatggaaaactacgtattcttgcattctttatttcgataagaatattccgagaatgaaaacgttttaatgtatgaataaatgcgagagaactcatggcaacgagtttattttactcaaatccatactcaaactttgacatattgtttcagtttatgaatttgagtaatcgcaactcaaaccatgagttatgttccaaGAGCGTGTATAagaataaaaatataataaattaaaACGAAGAGTTTTACTAAGGCTGTGaaacatttcgcggttaattttaacttttggttaaaatctgacacttgagtgattATTTTGtgccgagtagttaaatttaactgaaactgcggcccatttcaaagtttgacgaatggaaagttatttgggtttgttttgaactggaaataattttgactaATGAAtcgatattagaattttctttgcaagattttttgcgaaaaataacCACCGATCTTtcaaaaaataaccatgctttcgacCACTCGaaggtcagatttcaaccaaaagttaaaattaaccacgaaatggttcacagcctaaatatTGCATACATCGTTTTGACGGAACGTTTGCCgatattcgttttttttctccattttaCAACACAAACTTAAGAGATaaatggatgaaattttgcaaacttcaTTGGGGTgaaataactgaaaattttacgcTGCCTTTCAATTATGAACGTGATTTACATATTGCTTCCGAAGGAAGAAGAGTAATTTTGGTTCCAGGAGCTACGTGTTTACGAAACTGTTTTGAATTTGAGCGTTACAGAAAACATTCACGAGAGGTTTGTGTTCATACGATGAACTTTAAAAATccatttcaaatgaatttgaccTTTATTAGACATCAAATGGATTTGACCTTtatcagagcaaattcagcagctggaagttttatatgggagatctaaaatagaactgaaactggagCAAACGTATCTCTATGTgcatatttattcgaacagttctactgtcaaacttCAAACTGGTATTTTTTGTATACGTTCCTTTTAGTTCTAGTTCTGTTCCAGATTGCCTATATAAAATTTCCAGCTgttgaatttgctctaaaaCGTTGCTAGTGCTGccatttttcttgttataattttcagatttaaattttaaaactgacataaattatgcatctagaactgaaacactcctgaacatgcccttaacATCTTTGACAGTGGTTTACGCTTATATACACGCTCtctgaacataactcatggtttgagttgcgattactcaaattcataaacttgaacaatatgtcaaaatttgagtatggatttgagtaaaataaactcgttgccatgagttctctcgcatttattcatacattagagtaagcgttgagtttttaaacgtttgagtgaaaaaaatacttcttgcagttcagtacgttttcattctcggaatattcttatcgaaatgaAGAATGCAaaaatacgtcgttttccattgccgtttctagatccgggtttgaaaacataaatcaacgtcaatcatagatgttttgtggtttcaattatgcttagtgaacagcgcatcaaaatatcaaaataattcaatttttacttcaaacctttcagaaggaaacggttttaaatcactattttgcgcattcaaaagaaagaagaatatctttgtatatgaaaattaacgaagaaaaatttcttcattttgagagcaaggaactcaaattttgagttgaacttactcaaattttgaacgaaattttttttttcttattttgaataaaaactactctagttttgacaatttcgtcccttaacgcaaaaatgagtacactgataaaaaaatgCACGATCGATTTATATGTAAACACCACTTCAATTTCtaatgctttttcatttcaatacataaccaaagcgatttgttacAAGAtatcatgtgcaaattcactaagatgcgagattgaattatttttcactcagctttgatgtgtttttcctttggatgtgatgtgttttgctattgaatcgaactgcaTGTGCtaaacatttcattttctagtgggaatgagtacagcacaaatgtatgtgcaaaacacttgaatcggtcaactctgtttccacggaaatctatgtggaaaacaacgtgacattcacatgaaacgcatatagaatctagaggtaacaatatatcttatcgtttttatgtgcatttcatataaacgtagcatgatttccactaaatatcaatagtttttacactcatttgatgcgttaagtgtatattttcatgaatttcatgtgttctacaagcagtGATAGATCAAATGCATTGCACATGATGcaagcgtgcaaattattttcagtgtagatagttggtaactcaagtttagagtacgtgcactttttatgaatttgagtgatgtgtcactcaatttagaGTTACGTTCAATGAGAGTGTATAGAATGACTGATGCAAATTTGATCAAAGTAGTCGATCGTGTTCAGAAATAACGTCAAATGGAACTTTAAAAAATACAGCTGGAATTCGCTAGTTGGAATATTTTGCATTCCATCTAGTGAATCGTGTTCGTTAATCGGAATGACTGACAGCTGGTTGATACTTTCAGGAGACACACAGATTATTCGTTTGTTTTCTGTAAGTTAGCTGGTAAATGTTCATGAttcgaatttaaatttatttcgaaGTATGCACAATAAAAATGACTGAATAAAATTGCACTTCAATTTATTGAGTCCATTATTCAAACCTAAGAAATGAATCAACCGCCAGGAAGCAAGCCGACTAAGCTCTTACTAATCCGTAATCCGCGATGTTGAATGCAGTGAGTTGACACGGGAGCAGATCGCAAAACATACGGAATTGGAAGTTATACGCAACATGTAATCCTTTTAAAAGTCATATAAACTATTTATATGTTGCAACAATAAAGTTAATTTGAAATGCTAGATGTtttgttttcttaataataGTTCCGAATCACATTTGTTGACTCCTTTATCATAATGACGTTCTAACGTCAATATACTTTTGACAATAGATTTTAGCATAGCAGTGCTTTTTAATTGGATCTTGCTCCAACTAACGAATACCCAATTAACGAACACCTCAACTAACGGAGCTCCAACCAGCGAATTCCGGTTGTAAGTATTGCGCTCAAACCTCTGAAGAATCCTAAGTGGTTCGATGCTAAGCTGTGCTAAGTGCCGAACACGCCGAAAACAACAGTTTATCGAGTGTTAAAAATCTACAGTCAGCGAACCTGCGAAAATTCCGGAACCTGGGAGCGTCAGCTGTACAGCAAGATGTGTAGGGTGTCTTGAAGCCTATCCCGCTCTTTAGGTCCAAGATGTGACCAGAACATGCAACGCAAACTTTCAAACGGTGCGGAACATGCTTCCAAGGGAAAGATACAAGTCGTacaagccaaaaaaaaaacatccgacCGGATATGAAGCTAAATTCCGGGGCGAAAAAAACGTGTAAGGCTCTTGTACCACTACGTCAAACTCGATTTTAAGCAGCTTTCCGGTAAAAAGTTTTACATCGTGACTGGACTTGGAGTTATGTCGGGAAGATTCGAGTTAGTGTTTGTCGACAACTTTGCGAAGAGGACCATTATTTGGTAAGTGATTTGCTGTTGTTGCCTGAAAAAGGAACAATGTCCGATGTTAACCCTTTCCAATTTCGATTTGTTTCTTAGTCTTGTTGAGACTGCATCCTACGAGAAAAAAGATTGAAAAGAAGTCACCGAAGAGACGGGAATCGAACCCATAACTTCTCCTAACCGAAGAAACAAACCCCTAAttattattgcaatttctgaaagtaTATTAAGGATAGACTTCATTTCTCAAGCTTACTAAAAAAAATACGCGAGCATTAACGGTAGACCAGGTTGGTAGATTTATCTGCACAAGGAACGAAGCAACAGCACCCTGGATAGTTCTTCCCATTCGTCCACAGTGTAACCATCAGTAACCTATCGAATTACGCCGCAAATGTTACTGCTGCTTTTTTTAAGTTTCATCGAATCTGCTTTTATTTCGTTAGGTTATGTTTCATTGAAGTGTGTATGTGCTTTTTAGGATTTACAATACAGATGAAACGACTCTCAGTGGGTTAAGGATGCTTAGATGCTACAGATAATCCTCTCTATTCGTCATTCACTCATTGTTTAAATCATAGGTtttgttgtgtgtgtgtgtaggtgTGTTTGTGTGTTCTGGCTATTGATAATAGAACTATCAATTTTAGTTTGCCCCTTATGCTCATCCTAGCTTTCTTTTTGCTTGTCTAAACACAaactaagaaaaaaaatgtcttctATAAACTAGaggggaaatatgaaaatatagaTTGCTATAAAAATCACAACTTAGTATACGCAAAATACCGGAAGATTGGACAACCTGTCAGGAACTGGGGTTCTTGGGTAACGAAGGAAAACTGGGTTGTAGATGTAAAGGTTGCAGAGAGGTGAGAGAAAATGTGTATAAAAATAATCAACAaaaataattcctttttcaTGGTTCGCTCGCGGCTTTTGAGCGCGAGTCTTATCTGCCTAGTTGCTGCTTATCCTCGACAGTCATCGGCTGATTCTGCTGTTGATGTTGGTGGTATTTGATGATCACGTTTGAGGTACCACCACCTCCTCCAGAAGCAGCGTTAATGCTGTTGCTGTTACTACTGCCGTTTAGGGTACCGCTTTTACAGTTAACAATCTTCACTTGCTTGCCGTTATTGATTAGAATCGACGGCGGTCCCGACACGGCTACTACGGGTACAGACAAAGATGATGatactgatgatgatgttgctgctgctgctgaagaGGATGAAGCATTGTTGCAGGATGCTGATCATGAGTTCTGTTTGACTACGATCACACCCGGTCGACACTGTTGATGCTGCTGAAGAATTTGGGATGCGGTCTGTTGAGCAGAAACGACTGAAGGGGATGAACTGCAACTGATTGTTGGGGTGATCGAAACGGAAACGATCGCAGGATTGCTGCAAGCACTGGCATTGCTCGCACTGCTTGAGGATGACGAAGTGGCAGCTGCAGGCGAGGAGGTAATGGAGTTGATTGATGGGGAACAGCTACCAAGCGGGGGTGCCGTACGGAACTTCAAATAGGGCTCCAGCTGACTTTGGCGCTGATCGCGTTCCTTCTGTTGATGCTTACTTGAGGTCGTCAGAGCAAGTGGAACTTCTTGCACTTGGCGGGGATGGACAGTTACAGTTTGACTTTGCTGCTGATGTCCACCAGGAACCACGGCATCGAAAGCATCTCCCTCAAGGTGCCGGATAGCTTCAACTATCGTCTCCAGATTGTGACGACAGGTGTTGATGCGTGACGCTGCCTGCTGTTGCTGCGAAGTTACCAACTTACTGCTCGTCAGATGGGTCAAATGGTCATCACTGACGACAATAGACGAGGGCGAATCGATTCGTTCAACTTCTACCTTCGGTTCGGCTTTGATGGCTGCCTCTAGGATAGTTGGATAGCGGTTCTTTTTCGGAGGAAGCGTCACAACCGTTTCGATTGTTGGCGATCGGGAACGTGATCGCTTCATGAACACTTTGTCCTCTTTCAATGGAACGATCGTCGGCTTTGGAATGGGATTCGGAACAATTTCTTCGATAATCTCCGGCGTGCAGACGATCAGTTGTTTCTTGCCCAGCAGTCCAGTGTCCAGTTCGATCAGCTGGacgttttcaatttccttgccaATTTTCGCCGTCATCGGTTTTTGGATGGTGGACACGGTGATTTCCTCGTAAGTTTCCCTCGCTTCGCCCATATCCGGATGATCCTGATACAGTACTCGGGCCGGATAGATCTGTCGTTCCAAGGCCTTTAACCTTTCCTCAAAGACAGCCTTCTGCCGTCGTTCGATTTCCAGCTGGTGCTTCATGTCCAAATAATCTTTAGCCGACACGTTGAAAGTCGCACAGGCCCGTCCATTCACGGCAGCAGTAACGATGGTCTGTCCGTGTCCGGTAGCATTGTTCACGACCTGCATGAGACTAACCGGTTCCGGTGACATCGAGCCGAGCCCCTCATCGGACGAATCCGACACCGGCTGAACCGTCATGATGGCGTCGATTTTGCGTTTCTTGGCAACCGTGGCCACCTGAACAGCTCCTCCCTGAACTGGTGTTCCTGTTCCTGGTGGTGCTGCCACCGGAGTAGGGAGAGCAGCTCCCACATTGGTCACCACTGTCGCCGGTCCCGTTGTTGCTACTGCTGCCGAGGCTGCTGTCAGTACCGTGGTAGCTCCAGGAACATTTTGGGTGTTGGTTTGTTGAAGTTCGGCCGTCGCAACGGCCCCATTGTGATCTTGCTGGTCTAGCAATCGCTTCAGCTGACAGTTTTGCGATAGTAGACGCGTTTTCTCCTGCTCCAGAGCGTAGATGTATTCGGCTGTTTGTTGCAGGATGGCAGCCTGtgggaaagagaaaaaaaaacgaaatgaagCTATTAGTGGAAGCAGCGCTAATGAAAAATAGCTATATAAAATGGTCAATAATCTAATTCAGACCGATCGTTCATAGTGTACATGTACGGTGCACTGTTTCGTCGAATCTTTACGGTTTCCTTAAGTAAATTGAGTTCAACAGCAGAGCGGATTTCGGAAAATTAAGTAACGAATAGGAAAATTGTACAGTATTGTTTTTATACACTTATTGGCAGGTCCGTGCGCAGAGGGAGAGGGGGATCTTTGACCATCGGACGGCACCACTTACCAATCGTATTTAGGCAGGACACAAATTTTTAGTATTTTCAATTACCGTATCGTATGTTACCAGTTAGGTCATGTGGTCTACTGGGACTCTCTTCAACTTCAACGCACATTCTGACTTCTTTAAACATGTTGTACCACTtaaatgttgttgtttttgatagaACTTGGTTCCCGTAAGTCTTCTGCAGCATTCGAAATGTTGTTTCAGCGGTTATTCcatttaaaaaacaaaattttatcaacacTTCTTTGTTGAACAATTTTAGACAATGTACAAATAGAAAACATTCTTTTCGACATGCTTATCTCAAACAGTAAtgacttttttaaattgacatttGAAATAGATATTACCACTGTGtcaccaaaaaaaaaccttcataaATATTATTGTGGTGTTCTAGAAATAACCGTTCATTAAATATAAACAGGAAAGTTTATTCGAACGTAATCTAGCAAAAACTACGAATCAAAACACCCTATAGTTCCAAAACTGAAAGTATTACACACaaggaattcaggaattctgtatgaaaccataatactatgttcacaccttcagaaaataacatgttttaacgatagtatcacaactttgcttccgcaatttttggcattaaaaatgccttactcttcactatatggggccgggtgtcaattaaaagtttcaaaaatagtcgcgtaacctttttgtgtcataattttgaacgttaataactcggtcatttgttgatggattgttataatttaacaaccaatcgattcggaaacttttaacttaaacatgtatgacgacgtcgtttcagtatttcaatagcatactattgaaaaaatggttagaatcgacctatgttttcatccaccaatccccgttgagcaaaatgacgtcaacttcttgttcggcataggaggctttgcgtcatgcataaaaaacaccgcaacgttatgcgtagtatgaagagaaatctataaatataggctgcacaatatttctttgcctagttgatgtttgactgtgaatgaaacaagtagctcgtccagtgaactGATTACTGGATTGTgtatgcgttcgctcgctggattgtcgcttttgcattatgtgttggtgaaatttcctgttgtctgcgcaacaccgtgttcgcttgagtatcttatatatcatctagctattgaagaaccgaattagcgtggttaccgattcttttgaaatatcccttgtatttagcaaatttttggtcgattttgccattaaaaatgccttacacttcgcttcccgaggctgggt
This genomic window contains:
- the LOC131430434 gene encoding uncharacterized protein LOC131430434 — protein: MSVDGWCKEDNMQDAIVEDDAVRFCRVTTEEGGGGGGGGGDGSIGSNNTAGHSITMDKDEKRMRREIANSNERRRMQSINAGFQSLRQMLPHHEGEKLSKAAILQQTAEYIYALEQEKTRLLSQNCQLKRLLDQQDHNGAVATAELQQTNTQNVPGATTVLTAASAAVATTGPATVVTNVGAALPTPVAAPPGTGTPVQGGAVQVATVAKKRKIDAIMTVQPVSDSSDEGLGSMSPEPVSLMQVVNNATGHGQTIVTAAVNGRACATFNVSAKDYLDMKHQLEIERRQKAVFEERLKALERQIYPARVLYQDHPDMGEARETYEEITVSTIQKPMTAKIGKEIENVQLIELDTGLLGKKQLIVCTPEIIEEIVPNPIPKPTIVPLKEDKVFMKRSRSRSPTIETVVTLPPKKNRYPTILEAAIKAEPKVEVERIDSPSSIVVSDDHLTHLTSSKLVTSQQQQAASRINTCRHNLETIVEAIRHLEGDAFDAVVPGGHQQQSQTVTVHPRQVQEVPLALTTSSKHQQKERDQRQSQLEPYLKFRTAPPLGSCSPSINSITSSPAAATSSSSSSASNASACSNPAIVSVSITPTISCSSSPSVVSAQQTASQILQQHQQCRPGVIVVKQNS